One Oryza glaberrima chromosome 10, OglaRS2, whole genome shotgun sequence DNA segment encodes these proteins:
- the LOC127785998 gene encoding BURP domain-containing protein 16, producing the protein MATSFLFSLILLLITALSLPFPLHASSIDPFSAGATAVRYWNRKIPNNAPHPDFFLSLLSPLPASVSSSLSSPLSISPSICRSARLLCPNSTYFQSLSSTVFIDGCTLSYTCTFTYEHTNIIVKPGIFFREQELKEGNVVRMPDIANELTTARSSFLPRSIADRIPFEAEAVKSLFGLEPNTTLAKAVDETVAQCQSSPSKGETKRCVTSAEDMIDFAVAMLGDDIVVRSTVLPNGPGESIMIGKVKGINGGKITSSVSCHEYLFPYMVYYCHSVPKIRVYEAEILSVQTKEKINSGVAICHIDTSAWNAGHPAFVALGGKPGQNEVCHWIFNGSMTWVIADKS; encoded by the exons ATGGCAAcatccttcctcttctctctcattctcCTCCTCATCACTGCCCTTTCTCTTCCCTTTCCTCTCCATGCGTCATCTATAGACCCCTTCAGCGCTGGTGCGACCGCTGTCCGCTACTGGAATCGCAAGATTCCTAACAATGCTCCTCACCCCGACTTCTTCCTTTcactcctctcccctcttcccgcATCTgtctcctcttccctctcctctccgctCTCCATATCCCCATCCATCTGCCGCTCTGCTCGCCTCCTCTGCCCTAACTCTACCTATTTTCAGTCCCTCTCAAGCACTGTCTTCATTGATGGATGCACCTTAAGTTACACATGCACCTTCACATACGAACATACCAACATCATTGTAAAGCCTGGTATATTTTTTCGGGAGCAAGAATTGAAAGAGGGGAATGTGGTCAGAATGCCAGATATAGCGAATGAGTTGACGACGGCTCGTTCGTCGTTCCTTCCCCGATCGATCGCGGATAGGATCCCATTCGAGGCTGAGGCTGTCAAGTCCCTGTTCGGGCTAGAGCCAAACACAACCTTGGCAAAGGCTGTGGATGAAACGGTGGCGCAATGCCAGAGCTCGCCAAGCAAGGGCGAGACGAAGCGGTGCGTCACATCAGCAGAGGACATGATCGACTTTGCCGTGGCGATGTTAGGTGATGACATTGTGGTTCGGAGTACCGTATTGCCAAATGGGCCCGGCGAGTCGATCATGATTG GTAAGGTCAAGGGAATAAATGGTGGCAAGATTACCAGCTCGGTATCATGCCACGAATACTTATTTCCATACATGGTATACTACTGCCACTCGGTGCCTAAAATCAGAGTTTATGAGGCCGAGATCCTGTCCGTCCAGACGAAGGAAAAGATCAACAGCGGTGTCGCCATCTGTCACATTGACACGTCTGCCTGGAATGCTGGGCATCCTGCTTTTGTGGCACTAGGTGGGAAGCCAGGTCAGAACGAGGTCTGCCACTGGATATTTAATGGCTCTATGACCTGGGTCATCGCCGACAAATCTTAA